The Acidobacteriota bacterium genome includes a window with the following:
- a CDS encoding cytochrome C oxidase Cbb3 yields MAAVLLLAGAARAQELTGDPWSDMDYGRFKVHSYIVEPGNNANKGIAIRVDEGPGGMAKGTEFLLFDTDTLRWAAGWTGPGFMDWNSINYNGRHVVEPSIVGELLFTNPDAPGWSRAGHDFQDTRITGRGGRRFGPQDPDVARWLGHYIHGSQVVLHYRLGDTEILELGTSEGGGLFGRTLNIGPRDTDLVVQVAHQQGGRAWRDGEAAGFRKPRANAADRGEQSGPIAAALVGAPSAVQWVDDADDDIRLRVPAGDEPVRFKIVIGRRGRSNAGFLARASGVQPAVDLGALTGGGPANWTETVTTESRVLGRRGGPYELEAITTPLDNPYRSWMRLGGFDFLDGGRRAVVATWMGDVWLVDGLGGEEIGAVTWKRFATGMYEPLGVNTRGGEIFVTSRDQITRLHDLNGDGEADRYEAFNHDAQTSAHFHEFAVGLEADAEGNFYYAKGAGHDFDARVPQHGTILKVAADGSSTEIVANGFRAPNGLVVNPDGSVIVTDQEGHWIPENRINWVEPGSFHGYMRAWREPDRDPDDFVQPVTWIHHDVDRSPSAPVWVRSDRWGELDESLIYLSYGNGKMFLVLFDQAFARGAFPEGDGPPRQAAVTELPVTAAPTGLIRGRFNPADDHLYVCGLFAWAGDRTQPGGFYRVRRTDEPLRIPMTYETARDGIVVRFTTALDPEVAADPGNYSMRIWRYLRQASYGSEDYRVLGEGVGEDVLAIPSTTLSGDGRSIFIEIPDILPVQQYHLEMNLLSADGDRIREFVHGTIHELGPRGGAEILAGAD; encoded by the coding sequence GCCGCGGGCTGGACCGGTCCCGGCTTCATGGACTGGAACTCGATCAACTACAACGGCAGGCACGTGGTGGAGCCTTCGATCGTCGGCGAGCTGCTGTTCACGAACCCGGACGCGCCGGGCTGGTCAAGGGCGGGCCACGACTTCCAGGACACTCGGATCACGGGCCGCGGGGGCCGCCGTTTTGGGCCGCAGGATCCCGACGTCGCCCGTTGGCTCGGTCACTACATCCATGGCTCTCAGGTCGTGCTGCACTACCGGCTGGGCGACACGGAGATCCTGGAACTCGGCACCTCGGAGGGCGGCGGGCTGTTCGGCCGAACACTGAACATCGGGCCCAGGGACACGGACCTTGTCGTCCAGGTGGCGCACCAGCAGGGCGGGCGGGCCTGGCGCGACGGCGAAGCCGCCGGCTTTCGCAAGCCCCGAGCCAACGCAGCGGATCGAGGCGAGCAAAGCGGACCCATCGCTGCGGCTCTCGTCGGCGCGCCGTCAGCCGTCCAGTGGGTCGACGACGCCGACGACGACATCCGCCTGCGCGTTCCGGCCGGCGATGAACCGGTCCGCTTCAAGATCGTGATCGGGCGACGCGGCCGGTCGAACGCGGGATTCCTGGCCAGAGCCTCTGGCGTACAGCCGGCCGTCGATCTCGGGGCGCTGACCGGGGGCGGTCCGGCGAACTGGACCGAGACGGTCACGACCGAGAGCCGCGTGCTGGGCCGCCGAGGCGGTCCCTACGAACTCGAGGCGATCACCACGCCGCTCGACAATCCCTACCGCTCCTGGATGCGACTCGGCGGCTTCGACTTCCTCGACGGCGGCCGGCGTGCCGTGGTCGCGACCTGGATGGGCGATGTCTGGCTCGTCGACGGGCTGGGCGGCGAAGAGATCGGCGCTGTGACCTGGAAGCGCTTCGCCACAGGGATGTACGAGCCGCTCGGCGTGAACACCAGGGGCGGAGAGATCTTCGTCACCTCGCGCGACCAGATCACCCGCCTTCACGACCTGAACGGCGACGGCGAGGCGGACCGCTACGAGGCGTTCAACCACGACGCCCAGACCTCGGCCCACTTTCACGAGTTCGCCGTCGGCCTGGAGGCGGACGCGGAAGGCAACTTCTACTACGCCAAAGGGGCCGGCCACGATTTCGATGCGCGCGTACCGCAGCACGGCACGATCCTCAAGGTCGCCGCCGACGGCTCCTCGACCGAGATCGTCGCCAACGGCTTCAGGGCGCCCAACGGCCTGGTGGTCAACCCGGACGGCAGCGTCATCGTGACCGACCAGGAGGGTCACTGGATCCCGGAGAACCGGATCAACTGGGTCGAGCCGGGCAGTTTCCACGGCTACATGCGGGCCTGGCGCGAGCCCGACCGCGATCCGGACGACTTCGTGCAGCCGGTGACCTGGATCCACCACGACGTCGACCGCTCCCCGTCAGCGCCGGTATGGGTGCGGAGCGACCGCTGGGGCGAGCTGGACGAGTCGTTGATCTACCTCTCCTACGGGAACGGCAAGATGTTCCTGGTGCTCTTCGACCAAGCGTTCGCCCGGGGCGCTTTCCCGGAGGGCGACGGCCCGCCTCGCCAGGCTGCCGTCACCGAACTGCCGGTGACGGCCGCGCCCACCGGCCTGATCCGGGGTCGCTTCAACCCGGCCGACGATCATCTGTACGTCTGCGGCCTGTTCGCCTGGGCGGGCGACCGCACCCAGCCGGGCGGCTTCTATCGCGTGCGGCGCACGGACGAACCCCTGCGCATCCCCATGACCTACGAAACCGCCCGCGACGGCATCGTCGTCCGTTTCACCACCGCGCTCGACCCGGAGGTCGCCGCCGACCCGGGCAACTACTCGATGCGGATCTGGCGGTACCTCCGCCAGGCCAGCTACGGCTCGGAGGACTACCGCGTACTGGGTGAGGGAGTGGGCGAAGACGTTCTCGCGATCCCGTCCACTACTCTTTCGGGAGACGGCCGCTCCATCTTCATCGAGATTCCGGACATCCTGCCGGTGCAGCAGTACCACCTGGAGATGAACCTCCTAAGCGCCGACGGCGACCGGATCCGCGAGTTCGTCCACGGCACGATCCACGAACTGGGCCCCCGGGGCGGCGCCGAGATCCTCGCGGGCGCCGACTGA
- a CDS encoding serine hydrolase — MRRSTFILGLALAACTAAQEAPPNFEPASTVAENLRQHRALPDPADEVWWTETGEAMAWRNRNLHQVVPTVNVYRDGPVRELAVRPLAAIANHPVDMPAGETTFDAYLHGEHSTTMGIVILHRGDIVFERYPRMQPHEKPIWWSVTKVLPATLVAILENRGLVDATQPVERYVPALKGSDFEGVTVRNVLDMASGVDCPDGDYSDRSTCYYQFEASLGDAVRSEKTPDDPYTMLSTLNVGRWAEQGKGFDYSGTNTFVAGWLVEEVTGMPFQDALSREVWTRIGAEADASIYANRYGIPLTSGGLLARPRDVARFGLLFTPSYGKVSSERIVPEEHIDLLLHGGRSELLENARYGGRPPGVRHNVYQWDLVFTNNDIYKGGWAGQGLLVNPERDVVAVWVGYTAADSDPDTYPLLPRVRAVLDGVFGAENADR, encoded by the coding sequence ATGCGACGAAGCACCTTCATCCTCGGACTGGCACTTGCAGCCTGCACGGCCGCGCAGGAGGCGCCGCCGAACTTCGAACCGGCCTCGACGGTCGCGGAGAATCTCCGCCAGCACCGCGCCTTGCCCGATCCCGCCGACGAGGTCTGGTGGACGGAGACCGGCGAGGCGATGGCCTGGCGCAACCGGAACCTCCACCAGGTCGTGCCGACGGTGAACGTCTACCGCGACGGCCCGGTCAGGGAGCTGGCGGTCCGGCCGTTGGCCGCGATCGCCAATCACCCGGTCGACATGCCGGCCGGCGAGACGACGTTCGACGCTTACCTGCACGGTGAACACTCGACGACGATGGGCATCGTCATCCTGCACCGCGGCGACATCGTCTTCGAGCGCTACCCGCGGATGCAGCCCCACGAGAAACCGATCTGGTGGTCGGTCACCAAGGTCCTCCCGGCGACCCTGGTGGCGATCCTCGAGAACCGCGGACTGGTCGACGCCACCCAGCCCGTCGAACGCTACGTGCCCGCGCTCAAGGGTTCGGACTTCGAGGGCGTCACCGTCCGCAACGTGCTCGACATGGCCTCCGGCGTCGACTGTCCGGACGGCGACTACAGCGACCGAAGCACCTGCTACTACCAGTTCGAGGCCTCGCTGGGCGACGCGGTGCGGAGCGAAAAGACGCCGGACGACCCCTACACGATGCTCTCCACGCTGAACGTGGGCCGCTGGGCCGAGCAGGGCAAGGGATTCGACTACAGCGGCACGAACACCTTCGTCGCCGGCTGGCTGGTCGAGGAGGTCACCGGAATGCCGTTCCAGGATGCTCTGAGCCGCGAGGTGTGGACCCGGATCGGCGCCGAGGCGGACGCCTCGATCTACGCGAACCGCTACGGCATTCCGCTGACTTCCGGCGGCCTGCTGGCAAGGCCCCGGGACGTGGCCCGTTTCGGCCTCCTCTTCACGCCGAGCTACGGCAAGGTCTCATCGGAGCGGATCGTGCCCGAGGAACACATCGACCTGCTGCTCCACGGCGGCCGCTCCGAACTGTTGGAGAACGCCCGCTACGGCGGCAGGCCGCCCGGCGTGAGACACAACGTCTACCAGTGGGACCTCGTGTTCACGAACAACGACATCTACAAGGGCGGCTGGGCCGGCCAAGGGCTGCTGGTCAATCCGGAGCGCGACGTCGTCGCCGTGTGGGTCGGCTACACCGCGGCGGACTCGGACCCGGACACGTATCCCCTGCTCCCGCGGGTGCGGGCTGTGCTCGACGGCGTGTTCGGCGCGGAGAACGCCGACCGCTGA
- a CDS encoding PA14 domain-containing protein: MSGQLTQAAAGDLDRPGLELVLRSRASETTDARVARLAALYVPEGEPSSPFLEPGAFEATFRGAIELELNDSFRFAVRGNGGVRLSVGGQVVIARDALPVDGTPASTASELRLNKGLNPIELVYRSPPRGDASMRLAWSNDYLPEEPVPPASLRHPGSTALDRGRSRRAARDLVAEDAVSLARVVPAEYAERRIRRDGCLVCHSRDGAPASGPPAPDAGPTHAPPDLTWAGEKFRGDWLADYLAGHPADLPRPHPEVRATASPDETDLFAVGLHHQHGLAASPPEPEPVDAELAAVGSDLIRGDRLGCHACHALGDEPALGGEGAEEAINFDLVRRRLRRPFFDWFLRDPQRILPGTKMPQFVDEDGYTGLYDVFDGEAARQFEAIWHYLGAID, from the coding sequence GTGTCCGGACAGCTCACGCAGGCGGCCGCGGGCGATCTCGACCGGCCCGGCCTGGAACTCGTTCTCCGCTCACGCGCCAGCGAGACGACGGACGCCCGCGTCGCGCGGCTGGCCGCGCTCTACGTACCCGAGGGTGAACCGTCGAGCCCGTTCCTGGAACCCGGCGCCTTCGAGGCCACCTTCCGCGGCGCGATCGAACTCGAACTGAACGACTCCTTTCGCTTCGCCGTCCGCGGCAACGGCGGCGTCCGCTTGAGCGTCGGTGGGCAGGTCGTTATCGCGCGCGACGCTCTGCCGGTCGACGGCACGCCGGCCTCCACCGCCAGCGAACTGCGGCTGAACAAGGGTCTCAACCCGATCGAACTGGTCTACCGCAGTCCGCCCCGCGGCGACGCTTCGATGCGTCTCGCCTGGAGCAACGACTATCTCCCGGAGGAGCCGGTGCCCCCAGCGTCGCTGCGCCACCCTGGTTCGACGGCGCTCGACCGCGGCCGATCCCGGCGGGCGGCGCGTGATCTCGTTGCCGAGGACGCCGTGTCTCTCGCCCGGGTCGTGCCGGCCGAGTACGCGGAACGCCGAATTCGGCGAGACGGTTGCCTCGTCTGTCACAGCAGGGACGGCGCGCCCGCCTCCGGGCCGCCGGCCCCTGACGCCGGGCCGACCCACGCTCCCCCGGACCTGACCTGGGCCGGCGAGAAGTTCCGCGGAGACTGGCTGGCGGACTACCTGGCAGGCCACCCCGCCGATCTTCCGCGCCCACACCCGGAAGTGCGAGCGACCGCCTCCCCCGACGAGACCGACCTCTTCGCGGTCGGGCTGCACCATCAGCACGGGCTGGCCGCGTCGCCGCCCGAGCCCGAACCCGTAGACGCCGAGCTTGCCGCGGTCGGCAGCGACCTCATCCGCGGCGACCGCCTCGGATGCCATGCCTGCCACGCCCTGGGCGACGAACCGGCGCTGGGCGGCGAGGGCGCCGAGGAGGCAATCAACTTCGACCTCGTCCGCCGGCGCCTGCGGCGACCGTTCTTCGACTGGTTCCTCCGCGATCCCCAGCGCATCCTGCCGGGCACGAAGATGCCCCAGTTCGTCGACGAGGACGGCTACACCGGGCTCTACGATGTGTTCGACGGCGAGGCGGCGCGACAGTTCGAAGCGATCTGGCACTACCTGGGCGCGATCGACTGA